A DNA window from Camelina sativa cultivar DH55 chromosome 17, Cs, whole genome shotgun sequence contains the following coding sequences:
- the LOC104757908 gene encoding auxin-responsive protein SAUR71, producing the protein MKCVVKKLLCCGAKSFSQRETLPEEGRVRVYVGNDRDTQCKLEMDADLLTHPLFENLLRLSEEEFGHSYDGALRIACEIQVFMNLIHYLKSTSHSPHYMNTSPPSQYLH; encoded by the coding sequence atgaaatgcGTGGTGAAGAAGCTACTATGTTGCGGAGCCAAGAGCTTCTCCCAAAGAGAGACATTACCGGAAGAAGGACGAGTCCGAGTCTACGTCGGAAACGACAGAGATACGCAATGCAAGTTAGAGATGGATGCTGATTTGTTGACCCATCCATTGTTCGAAAATCTCCTCCGGTTATCCGAAGAAGAGTTTGGTCACTCATACGACGGTGCTTTAAGGATTGCCTGCGAGATCCAAGTCTTTATGAACTTGATCCATTACCTTAAGTCCACGAGTCATTCTCCTCACTACATGAATACATCTCCACCATCTCAGTATCTTCATTAA
- the LOC104757909 gene encoding protein LIKE COV 2 isoform X1 has protein sequence MAEDKEATTSSLSQGLTPHQDPEDAPKSPPNSPNSSTRKACYGVLQSWVSNKFMTGFVVLFPVAVTFLITWWFIQFVDGFFSPFYENLGVDIFGLGFITSVLFTFFVGIFASSWLGSTVFWLGEQFIRRMPFVKHIYSASKQISTAISPDQNTTAFKEVAIIRHPRIGEYAFGFITSSLTLQTDHGEEELCSVYVPTNHLYIGDVFLVSSEEIIRPNLSIREGIEIIVSVGMTMPQVISHVDRTTSRTPHQHSLRIPLNRL, from the exons ATGGCGGAAGACAAAGAAGCTACGACGAGTTCTCTTAGTCAAGGCCTCACTCCTCACCAAGACCCCGAAGATGCTCCCAAGTCTCCTCCCAACTCTCCTAATTCTTCTACTCGCAAG GCTTGCTATGGTGTTCTACAGAGTTGGGTGTCCAACAAGTTTATGACTGGATT TGTCGTCCTCTTTCCTGTTGCTGTTACATTCCTCATCACTTGGTGGTTTATCCAGTTTGTTGATGGTTTCTTCAGTCCGTTTTACGAGAACCTTGGTGTTGACATTTTTG GACTTGGGTTCATTACATCTGTACTTTTCACTTTCTTTGTTGGAATATTTGCTTCTTCGTGGTTGGGTTCTACGGTTTTCTGGCTTGGCGAGCAGTTTATAAGGCGCATGCCCTTTGTGAAGCACATATATTCAGCTTCTAAACAGATTAGTACTGCAATTTCTCCGG ACCAGAATACTACCGCCTTTAAAGAGGTAGCAATCATCCGTCATCCTCGTATTGGTGAATACGCATTTGGATTTATCACATCTTCGTTGACACTTCAG ACGGACCACGGAGAAGAGGAGTTATGTAGTGTGTATGTGCCAACGAATCATCTGTATATAGGAGACGTATTTCTGGTGAGTAGCGAAGAAATCATAAGGCCAAACTTATCAATCCGAGAAGGAATAG AGATCATAGTATCTGTGGGGATGACGATGCCGCAAGTGATATCTCATGTAGACAGGACAACGAGTAGAACTCCTCACCAACACAGTCTTAGGATTCCCCTCAACAGACTTTAG
- the LOC104757909 gene encoding protein LIKE COV 2 isoform X2 produces the protein MAEDKEATTSSLSQGLTPHQDPEDAPKSPPNSPNSSTRKACYGVLQSWVSNKFMTGFVVLFPVAVTFLITWWFIQFVDGFFSPFYENLGVDIFGLGFITSVLFTFFVGIFASSWLGSTVFWLGEQFIRRMPFVKHIYSASKQISTAISPDQNTTAFKEVAIIRHPRIGEYAFGFITSSLTLQTDHGEEELCSVYVPTNHLYIGDVFLVSSEEIIRPNLSIREGIVLF, from the exons ATGGCGGAAGACAAAGAAGCTACGACGAGTTCTCTTAGTCAAGGCCTCACTCCTCACCAAGACCCCGAAGATGCTCCCAAGTCTCCTCCCAACTCTCCTAATTCTTCTACTCGCAAG GCTTGCTATGGTGTTCTACAGAGTTGGGTGTCCAACAAGTTTATGACTGGATT TGTCGTCCTCTTTCCTGTTGCTGTTACATTCCTCATCACTTGGTGGTTTATCCAGTTTGTTGATGGTTTCTTCAGTCCGTTTTACGAGAACCTTGGTGTTGACATTTTTG GACTTGGGTTCATTACATCTGTACTTTTCACTTTCTTTGTTGGAATATTTGCTTCTTCGTGGTTGGGTTCTACGGTTTTCTGGCTTGGCGAGCAGTTTATAAGGCGCATGCCCTTTGTGAAGCACATATATTCAGCTTCTAAACAGATTAGTACTGCAATTTCTCCGG ACCAGAATACTACCGCCTTTAAAGAGGTAGCAATCATCCGTCATCCTCGTATTGGTGAATACGCATTTGGATTTATCACATCTTCGTTGACACTTCAG ACGGACCACGGAGAAGAGGAGTTATGTAGTGTGTATGTGCCAACGAATCATCTGTATATAGGAGACGTATTTCTGGTGAGTAGCGAAGAAATCATAAGGCCAAACTTATCAATCCGAGAAGGAATAG TGCTGTTTTGA